A region from the Triticum urartu cultivar G1812 chromosome 1, Tu2.1, whole genome shotgun sequence genome encodes:
- the LOC125525136 gene encoding uncharacterized protein LOC125525136 encodes MDMAPPASAVSFSPRPSTGTTFRPRAASASGSVGAGRVRAAVAPEGGKWWAPLLGWSGRADYIEAAAPAPAMAMAAAEEEKAGRSFVGGLTEEKARQLRARMVETESFHDAMYHSAIASRLARST; translated from the coding sequence ATGGACATGGCACCGCCTGCATCCGCCGTCTCCTTCTCCCCCCGCCCATCGACGGGAACGACTTTCCGGCCCCGCGCCGCTTCCGCCTCTGGCTCCGTGGGCGCCGGGCGGGTCCGCGCGGCGGTAGCCCCCGAGGGAGGCAAGTGGTGGGCGCCACTGCTCGGCTGGTCTGGGCGGGCGGACTACATCGAGGCCGCGGCACCGGCGCCGGcgatggcgatggcggcggcggaggaggagaaggCGGGGAGGTCGTTCGTGGGCGGCCTGACGGAGGAGAAGGCGCGGCAGCTGCGGGCGCGGATGGTGGAGACGGAGAGCTTCCACGATGCCATGTACCACTCCGCCATCGCCTCCCGCCTCGCGCGCTCCACCTAG